In Pseudomonas sp. Leaf58, one DNA window encodes the following:
- a CDS encoding helix-turn-helix domain-containing protein codes for MDIKLLGAEMKSARKRQGLSLESLGEMAGVHYTQISRMERGAGVLISKNMRKVCEMLQVDIVPASAAALSAEDLPQRVQSLIQTWPGSEELIRNFVNALEAALANGTASKSHH; via the coding sequence ATGGACATTAAGCTGCTCGGTGCCGAGATGAAGTCGGCGCGTAAAAGACAGGGTCTATCCCTTGAATCGTTGGGCGAAATGGCAGGCGTGCACTACACGCAGATCTCGCGAATGGAGCGCGGAGCGGGTGTGCTTATCAGTAAAAATATGCGAAAAGTGTGCGAAATGCTGCAGGTCGACATTGTGCCTGCCAGCGCCGCTGCATTGAGCGCAGAGGATCTGCCGCAAAGGGTTCAGAGCCTCATCCAGACCTGGCCTGGGAGTGAAGAGCTGATCCGGAATTTCGTTAATGCCTTGGAGGCTGCATTGGCCAATGGCACGGCGAGCAAATCCCACCACTGA